A single genomic interval of uncultured Desulfobulbus sp. harbors:
- a CDS encoding CreA family protein, producing the protein MWKKIALIASSLLLLIAMTSRAEEIGEVSTTFKLLGANNKIVIEAFDDPDINGATCYVSRAKTGGIKGSLGVAEDTSDASISCRQTGPIVLPENVASGKDDGKQVFRKSTSLLFKKMQVVRFYDKKRSTLVYLTYSDRVIEGSPKNSISTIVLPQAFKSPGGMVQGN; encoded by the coding sequence ATGTGGAAGAAAATCGCGCTGATAGCCAGCAGTCTGTTGTTGCTGATAGCAATGACGAGCCGTGCCGAGGAGATCGGTGAGGTCAGCACCACCTTCAAGCTGCTTGGAGCCAACAACAAAATCGTGATCGAGGCCTTTGACGATCCCGACATCAATGGGGCCACCTGCTATGTCAGCCGGGCCAAGACCGGCGGCATCAAAGGGAGTCTCGGGGTTGCCGAGGATACCTCGGACGCCTCGATCTCCTGCCGCCAGACCGGCCCGATCGTCCTGCCGGAAAACGTGGCATCGGGCAAGGATGACGGCAAGCAGGTCTTTCGCAAGTCGACCTCGCTCCTGTTTAAAAAAATGCAGGTGGTGCGCTTCTACGACAAGAAGCGCTCCACCCTGGTCTATCTGACCTACAGCGACCGCGTCATTGAAGGGTCGCCCAAAAACTCCATTTCCACCATCGTCCTTCCCCAGGCCTTCAAGAGCCCGGGAGGCATGGTGCAGGGCAACTAG
- a CDS encoding DUF2065 domain-containing protein: MKLLITLIGLILVLEGLPYVASPESMQRWLRQILEIPPGQLRRVGLFAMALGFFLCYLALRTPLFN; encoded by the coding sequence ATGAAACTGCTCATTACCCTTATCGGCCTGATACTCGTTCTGGAGGGGCTGCCCTATGTCGCCTCGCCGGAATCCATGCAACGTTGGCTGCGGCAGATCCTCGAGATACCGCCCGGACAGTTGCGACGCGTCGGTCTGTTTGCCATGGCCCTTGGTTTCTTCCTCTGTTATCTGGCCCTGCGCACCCCTCTCTTCAACTAG
- a CDS encoding leucyl aminopeptidase, protein MDTDSMTIQVFEQEPAQYCGDLLVFPVEEDIAHLGDFGKPLNQILQQIWETGDFKGQKEQTFLLYPALIDKKQQVAAKRVLLVGLGKQDDAIHVRREQLRLACGTIAKQAASLKAKDLLLVLPKDFLLDAVEIAQCCAEGLLLGSYRFDLYKHPKEEKDKPVPLEKVALHDGGLPRAAVQKGLERGKCLAEATCAARDMANQPANGWTPTSFAEHAKKLAKKTSLKCKVLDKSALQKLAMGGIIGVNQGSAQPPVLVIVEYKTSKKNPTVLLVGKGLTFDSGGICIKPAAGMEDMKYDMCGGAAVMGAMQAIAEIGIANVNVIGLVPATENLTGSAALKPGDVIRHYGGKTSEIINTDAEGRLILADALAYGIETYKPEAVIDLATLTGAVIIGLGHHHTGLLSNNDQLSARLLEAGGQVGEPLWRLPLGPEYRKQMDSRVADIKNAGSDRSAGCITAACYLQEFVGETPWAHLDIAGTAWNFTEKSYIPKGPSGTGVRTLVACLSQWEGLKPVEKK, encoded by the coding sequence GTGGACACCGACAGCATGACAATCCAGGTCTTTGAGCAAGAGCCTGCACAGTATTGCGGCGATCTTCTTGTTTTCCCGGTGGAAGAGGACATCGCCCACCTGGGGGATTTCGGAAAACCTCTCAATCAGATCCTCCAACAGATCTGGGAGACCGGTGATTTCAAAGGGCAAAAAGAGCAGACCTTTCTTCTTTATCCGGCATTGATCGATAAAAAGCAACAGGTTGCCGCAAAACGGGTGTTGCTGGTCGGCTTGGGCAAACAGGACGATGCCATTCATGTGCGCCGGGAGCAGCTGCGCCTCGCCTGCGGAACCATTGCCAAGCAGGCTGCATCGTTGAAGGCCAAGGATCTACTGTTGGTCCTGCCCAAGGATTTTCTCCTCGATGCGGTCGAGATTGCCCAGTGCTGCGCCGAAGGGTTGCTCTTGGGCAGCTACCGCTTTGATCTCTATAAACATCCCAAAGAGGAAAAGGACAAACCGGTACCGTTGGAAAAGGTTGCCCTGCACGACGGCGGTCTGCCCCGTGCGGCCGTTCAGAAAGGGTTGGAACGGGGCAAGTGCCTTGCCGAGGCGACCTGTGCCGCCCGGGACATGGCCAACCAGCCGGCCAACGGCTGGACGCCGACCTCCTTTGCCGAGCATGCCAAGAAACTGGCGAAAAAAACCTCGCTCAAATGCAAGGTGCTCGATAAAAGTGCCCTGCAGAAGTTGGCCATGGGCGGAATCATCGGCGTGAACCAAGGCTCGGCGCAGCCTCCGGTCCTGGTCATTGTTGAGTACAAAACCTCCAAGAAGAATCCGACCGTGCTTCTTGTCGGCAAGGGGCTGACCTTTGATTCGGGCGGCATCTGCATCAAGCCGGCCGCGGGTATGGAGGATATGAAATACGATATGTGCGGTGGTGCGGCGGTCATGGGGGCCATGCAGGCCATTGCCGAGATCGGGATCGCCAATGTCAATGTCATCGGGTTGGTTCCGGCCACCGAAAACCTGACCGGCTCAGCAGCCTTGAAACCAGGCGATGTTATTCGTCATTACGGTGGCAAGACCTCGGAGATCATCAATACCGATGCCGAGGGGCGTCTTATTCTCGCCGATGCCCTGGCCTATGGCATCGAGACCTACAAGCCGGAGGCGGTAATCGATCTGGCCACCCTGACCGGCGCGGTCATCATCGGCCTTGGCCACCATCATACCGGCCTGCTGAGCAACAACGACCAGTTGTCCGCCCGGCTGCTGGAGGCGGGCGGACAGGTGGGCGAGCCGCTGTGGCGTCTGCCGCTTGGCCCGGAATACCGCAAGCAGATGGATTCGCGCGTGGCCGATATCAAAAACGCGGGCAGCGATCGAAGCGCCGGTTGCATCACCGCTGCCTGCTATCTGCAGGAATTCGTCGGCGAGACCCCCTGGGCGCATCTTGACATTGCCGGCACCGCCTGGAATTTTACCGAAAAGAGCTACATTCCCAAGGGCCCGTCAGGAACCGGTGTGCGCACCCTGGTGGCCTGTCTGAGTCAGTGGGAAGGATTGAAGCCGGTCGAGAAAAAATAA
- a CDS encoding TIGR04211 family SH3 domain-containing protein: protein MNHLVFPRKYRWLQAASLAMLLAVPVAQAADVLYIKPSLEVLMRKGRADNARVIATIPMGTAVELVQGGKDWSRIKLQNGTQGWVRSRFLGSSPVIPVVNMRPGVGNEGQIIDPTVQTANLTEENQRLRKELAACTTDRSTLADKYQTMVGDPTSVLHTKTELGEARRQIEALQQQLTESQIECTVLRKNQSIKWFFTGSIVLLLGWLIGRVSRNSKKRRSSSLLS from the coding sequence ATGAATCACCTTGTCTTCCCCAGAAAGTACCGATGGCTGCAGGCGGCAAGCCTGGCAATGCTGCTCGCCGTTCCCGTTGCCCAGGCCGCAGACGTCCTCTATATCAAGCCGAGCCTGGAGGTGCTGATGCGCAAGGGGCGGGCCGATAACGCCCGGGTCATTGCGACCATTCCCATGGGAACGGCTGTGGAGCTGGTGCAGGGAGGGAAAGATTGGTCGCGGATAAAGCTGCAAAACGGTACCCAGGGTTGGGTACGCAGCCGTTTTCTCGGCAGTTCGCCGGTCATTCCCGTAGTCAATATGCGTCCCGGGGTGGGCAATGAGGGGCAGATCATTGACCCCACCGTACAGACGGCCAATCTCACCGAAGAAAACCAACGCCTGCGCAAAGAACTGGCCGCCTGCACCACCGACCGCAGCACCCTGGCCGATAAGTACCAGACCATGGTCGGCGACCCCACCAGCGTCCTCCACACCAAGACCGAACTCGGTGAGGCCAGACGCCAGATTGAGGCCCTGCAGCAACAACTGACCGAATCCCAGATCGAGTGCACCGTGCTCCGCAAGAATCAGTCGATCAAGTGGTTTTTCACCGGCAGCATTGTTCTGCTCTTGGGCTGGCTGATCGGGAGGGTCAGCAGAAACAGCAAAAAACGGCGTTCTTCCTCCCTGCTCTCCTGA
- the corA gene encoding magnesium/cobalt transporter CorA: MVNYFFLDNKMVKMESGNSSISPNIFWIDLINPTQDEIQQVERDFRVELFTKQESEEIESSSKYVETEDEIGINLNFLIPENNTFSNEPVSFILKDKILITQRSHEFRSFSETYRKLRAIKPVDGEDIFLAILETRIDYDADLIEHITDQITAISRQMSVDKDPDRELLLKITALQETTIAIRENIVEKQRIISSMLKSKMFPKEDYENMRIMIKDVGSLLDHTSFNFERLEFLQNTFLGLVDMEQNRVIKIFTVVTVIFMPPTLIASAYGMNFKFMPELDEIWGYPFAILLMFLSSAMTLLFFKRKKWL, encoded by the coding sequence ATGGTCAACTATTTTTTTCTCGACAACAAGATGGTCAAGATGGAGAGCGGCAACAGTTCCATCAGCCCCAATATTTTTTGGATCGACCTGATCAATCCCACCCAGGACGAAATTCAGCAGGTGGAGCGGGATTTTCGGGTGGAACTCTTTACCAAGCAAGAGAGTGAGGAAATCGAGTCCAGTTCCAAGTATGTTGAGACCGAGGATGAGATTGGCATCAACCTCAACTTTCTTATTCCTGAAAACAATACCTTTTCCAACGAACCGGTTTCGTTCATTCTCAAGGATAAGATTCTCATTACCCAACGCTCCCACGAATTCCGCTCCTTTTCAGAGACCTATCGCAAGCTGCGGGCGATCAAGCCGGTGGACGGCGAGGATATCTTCCTGGCTATCCTTGAAACCCGCATCGACTACGATGCCGACCTGATCGAGCACATCACCGATCAGATCACCGCCATCAGCCGCCAGATGAGCGTGGACAAGGATCCGGACAGGGAGTTGCTGCTCAAAATCACCGCCCTGCAGGAAACCACCATTGCCATCCGTGAAAATATCGTGGAAAAACAGCGTATCATCTCTTCCATGCTCAAGAGCAAGATGTTTCCCAAGGAAGATTATGAAAACATGCGGATCATGATCAAGGACGTTGGTTCGCTTTTGGACCACACCTCGTTCAACTTCGAGCGGCTCGAGTTCTTGCAGAACACCTTTCTTGGTCTGGTCGACATGGAGCAGAACCGGGTGATCAAGATCTTCACCGTGGTCACCGTGATCTTCATGCCGCCCACCCTGATCGCCAGCGCCTATGGGATGAACTTCAAGTTCATGCCGGAGTTGGACGAAATCTGGGGCTATCCCTTTGCCATTTTGCTGATGTTCCTTTCCTCCGCCATGACGCTGCTCTTTTTCAAACGCAAGAAGTGGCTGTGA
- a CDS encoding trypsin-like peptidase domain-containing protein, giving the protein MNKPLSLVVIVCVLGWLAYQTFQPQRLDPNAVPRMVEARGDLAADEQNTIDIFRNSAPSVVYITSIAVRRDFFSLNVYEIPQGTGSGFIWDKQGRIVTNYHVISDASRLEVTLADHSSWKAVLVGAAPDRDLAVLQISAPAGKLRPIAIGESKNLLVGQKVFAIGNPFGLDQTLTTGIVSALGREIKAVTGRTIHDVIQTDAAINPGNSGGPLLDSAGRLIGVNTAIYSPSGASSGIGFAVPVGEVNRVVPQIISKGKMIRPGLGITLANRRLTEELGLEGVMVLKVLPGSTAAKAGLRGTTQVREGLVLGDIIVAVNGKAVKDYDSLRDEIERYEVGQTVKLGVLRDASTVDVPVQLEAIN; this is encoded by the coding sequence ATGAACAAACCCCTCTCTCTTGTTGTCATCGTCTGTGTTCTCGGCTGGCTGGCCTATCAGACCTTTCAGCCGCAGCGACTCGATCCCAACGCTGTCCCGCGTATGGTCGAGGCCCGGGGCGACCTGGCGGCTGATGAGCAGAACACGATCGACATTTTTCGCAACTCCGCACCCTCGGTGGTCTATATCACCAGTATTGCGGTTCGGCGCGATTTCTTCAGTCTCAATGTCTATGAGATTCCCCAGGGCACGGGTTCGGGGTTTATCTGGGATAAGCAGGGTCGGATCGTGACCAACTACCATGTCATTTCCGATGCCAGCCGCCTGGAGGTGACCCTGGCCGATCATTCAAGCTGGAAGGCGGTGCTGGTGGGGGCGGCGCCGGATCGGGATCTGGCCGTGCTGCAGATCAGCGCGCCTGCCGGCAAGCTGCGGCCGATAGCCATCGGCGAGTCGAAAAATCTGCTTGTCGGCCAAAAGGTCTTTGCCATCGGCAACCCCTTTGGTCTGGATCAGACCCTGACCACCGGCATTGTCAGTGCCCTGGGCCGTGAAATCAAGGCGGTGACCGGGCGTACCATCCACGATGTGATTCAGACCGACGCCGCCATCAACCCCGGTAACTCCGGCGGTCCGCTGTTGGACAGTGCCGGTCGCCTAATAGGAGTGAACACGGCCATTTACAGTCCTTCCGGGGCGAGTTCCGGTATCGGCTTCGCCGTGCCCGTGGGGGAGGTCAATCGGGTGGTGCCGCAGATTATCAGCAAGGGGAAGATGATCCGGCCGGGCCTGGGGATCACCCTGGCCAACCGGCGGCTCACCGAGGAGTTGGGCCTTGAGGGGGTGATGGTGCTCAAGGTTTTGCCCGGATCAACCGCGGCCAAGGCGGGGTTGCGGGGCACCACCCAGGTCCGCGAGGGCCTGGTCCTTGGCGATATCATCGTTGCGGTGAACGGCAAGGCGGTCAAGGATTATGACAGCCTGCGTGACGAGATCGAGCGCTATGAGGTGGGCCAAACGGTGAAGTTGGGTGTCCTCCGTGATGCATCGACGGTTGATGTGCCGGTGCAGTTGGAGGCGATCAATTAA
- the purM gene encoding phosphoribosylformylglycinamidine cyclo-ligase — protein MTQTSSKYSEAGVDIDKGNEFVSRIKHIVSGTHRRGVLTDIGGFSGLFAIGNEDLKNPVLLASTDGVGTKLSVAKLCNKHDTIGIDLVAMCVNDVIVSGAKPLFFLDYFACSSLDLDVATDVVKGIAEGCKQAQCSLIGGETAEMPGIYQPADYDLAGFVVGIGDRNALIDGSDIRVGDKIIGLASSGVHSNGYSLVRKIFFEELGKKVDDVIEEFGCTVGEELLRPTRIYVESLSNVLRRFAIHGLVHITGGGFIDNIPRILPSGCAAHIEKGSWPILPVFSYLQEKGGVSELEMFRTFNMGIGMMAVVPENSVDDLMHQFQANGEQPYLIGEIKAMQPGSEEQVIIEGLD, from the coding sequence ATGACGCAAACATCTTCTAAATACTCTGAGGCCGGTGTCGATATCGATAAGGGCAATGAATTCGTCTCCCGAATTAAACACATTGTCTCCGGAACCCATCGCCGGGGCGTGCTCACCGATATCGGCGGTTTTTCCGGGCTTTTTGCCATCGGCAACGAAGACCTGAAAAATCCGGTACTGCTGGCATCCACCGACGGCGTGGGAACCAAACTCAGCGTGGCAAAGCTGTGCAACAAGCACGACACCATCGGCATCGACCTGGTGGCCATGTGTGTCAACGATGTGATTGTCAGTGGCGCCAAACCGCTCTTCTTTCTTGATTACTTTGCCTGCAGTTCGCTCGATCTCGATGTGGCCACCGATGTTGTCAAGGGTATCGCCGAGGGATGCAAGCAGGCCCAGTGTTCGCTCATTGGTGGAGAAACCGCTGAAATGCCGGGCATCTACCAGCCGGCCGATTACGATCTCGCCGGTTTTGTGGTCGGCATCGGAGACCGCAACGCCCTGATCGACGGCAGTGACATTCGCGTCGGCGACAAGATCATCGGCCTGGCTTCCTCCGGGGTGCATTCCAACGGCTACTCCCTGGTCCGCAAAATCTTTTTTGAGGAGTTGGGCAAGAAGGTGGACGATGTGATCGAGGAGTTCGGCTGTACGGTCGGCGAGGAACTGCTCCGCCCGACCCGAATCTACGTGGAGAGCCTGAGCAACGTGCTGCGCCGCTTTGCCATCCACGGCCTGGTGCATATCACCGGCGGCGGCTTCATCGACAACATTCCCCGTATCCTGCCCAGCGGCTGCGCTGCCCATATCGAGAAGGGAAGCTGGCCGATCCTGCCGGTGTTCTCCTATCTCCAGGAAAAAGGTGGGGTCTCCGAGTTGGAGATGTTCCGCACCTTCAACATGGGCATCGGCATGATGGCGGTGGTGCCGGAAAACAGCGTGGACGACCTCATGCACCAGTTCCAGGCCAACGGCGAACAGCCCTACCTGATCGGCGAGATCAAGGCAATGCAGCCCGGTTCCGAGGAGCAGGTTATCATCGAAGGCCTCGACTGA
- the leuA gene encoding 2-isopropylmalate synthase codes for MDQATLKKYRPYQQVRLTDRTWPDKVISKAPVWCSVDLRDGNQALIQPMNLEEKLEMFLLLVEVGFKEIEVGFPSASQIEYDFLRLLIDGNHIPAGVVPQVLTQAREALIRKTYASLEGTPEAVVHLYNSTSTLQREVVFKMDRKEIIELGVAGAKLVHALAKDVDTKIRYEYSPESFTGTELDFALEICEAIMDVWEPTPQNPVIINLPATVEMSTPNIYADQIEWFCRNMKNRDCAIISVHTHNDRGSAVAASELAMMAGADRVEGTLFGNGERTGNVDIVTLALNMFSHGVEPGLDFSRINRVINVYERCTKMKVHPRHPYAGELVYTAFSGSHQDAINKGMTALELTQSNLWEVPYLPIDPQDVGRTYESIIRINSQSGKGGVAYIMDHEFGFKLPKEMHPGFGRVIQEVSDEYGDELSPDMIFHTFEREYLLNANGYALKSFNVLKRHFEKDEESSIAEIEAVVAVKGEDKTIKAAGNGPLDAFCTALRENLGIKFVLHAYHEHALTRGSSSKAVSYIEVLDQDDESWWGAGVDTDIIVASIKSLLSALNRSSAKKKKE; via the coding sequence ATGGATCAGGCAACATTGAAGAAGTATCGTCCTTACCAGCAGGTCCGTTTAACGGATCGTACCTGGCCAGATAAGGTTATCAGCAAGGCACCGGTCTGGTGCAGCGTCGATTTGCGCGATGGCAATCAGGCGCTTATCCAGCCGATGAACCTGGAAGAGAAGTTGGAAATGTTCCTGCTCCTGGTCGAGGTCGGATTCAAGGAGATCGAGGTCGGTTTTCCCTCGGCCTCCCAGATCGAGTACGATTTCCTCCGCCTGTTGATTGACGGCAACCATATCCCCGCCGGTGTTGTCCCCCAGGTACTGACCCAGGCACGGGAGGCGTTGATCCGCAAAACCTACGCATCCCTGGAAGGCACCCCGGAGGCGGTGGTCCACCTGTACAATTCCACCTCCACCCTGCAGCGGGAGGTGGTGTTCAAGATGGACCGCAAGGAGATCATCGAATTGGGCGTGGCCGGCGCCAAGTTGGTCCATGCCCTGGCCAAGGACGTGGACACCAAAATCCGCTATGAGTATTCCCCGGAGAGTTTCACCGGCACCGAGCTCGATTTCGCCCTGGAGATCTGCGAGGCGATCATGGATGTGTGGGAGCCGACGCCGCAAAACCCGGTGATCATCAATTTGCCGGCCACGGTGGAGATGTCGACCCCCAATATCTATGCCGATCAGATCGAATGGTTCTGCCGCAACATGAAGAACCGCGACTGTGCGATCATCAGTGTCCACACCCATAACGACCGGGGAAGCGCGGTTGCGGCCTCGGAGCTGGCGATGATGGCCGGCGCCGACCGGGTGGAAGGCACCCTGTTCGGTAATGGCGAGCGCACCGGCAACGTGGATATCGTCACCCTGGCGCTGAACATGTTTTCCCACGGCGTTGAGCCGGGCCTGGATTTCTCCCGCATCAACCGGGTGATCAATGTCTATGAGCGGTGCACCAAGATGAAGGTTCATCCGCGCCACCCCTATGCGGGTGAACTGGTCTACACCGCCTTTTCCGGCTCGCACCAGGATGCGATCAACAAGGGCATGACCGCCCTGGAACTGACCCAGAGCAATCTGTGGGAGGTCCCCTATCTGCCGATCGATCCGCAGGATGTGGGGCGGACCTATGAGTCGATTATCCGCATCAACAGTCAGTCCGGCAAGGGCGGGGTGGCCTACATCATGGACCATGAGTTCGGCTTCAAACTGCCCAAGGAAATGCATCCGGGGTTTGGCCGGGTAATTCAGGAGGTCTCCGATGAATACGGTGATGAATTGAGCCCGGATATGATCTTTCACACCTTTGAGCGGGAGTATCTCCTCAACGCCAACGGCTACGCCCTGAAATCGTTCAACGTGCTCAAGCGTCATTTTGAAAAGGATGAGGAGAGTTCCATCGCCGAGATCGAGGCGGTGGTTGCGGTCAAGGGCGAGGACAAAACCATAAAGGCCGCGGGCAACGGACCGCTGGACGCCTTCTGCACGGCTCTTCGGGAAAACCTGGGGATAAAGTTTGTGCTTCACGCCTACCACGAGCATGCCCTGACCCGCGGCAGTTCGTCCAAGGCGGTCAGCTATATCGAAGTCCTGGATCAGGACGATGAGAGCTGGTGGGGTGCCGGGGTGGATACCGATATCATCGTCGCCTCGATCAAGTCGCTGTTGAGCGCGCTCAATCGTTCTTCGGCCAAAAAGAAGAAGGAGTAG
- the fbp gene encoding class 1 fructose-bisphosphatase: MLSKRKGITVSRQIMDDQRLHPEATGELTGLLNDLVVAGKIISAEVNMAGLADILGQSGRTNIQGESVQKLDVFANQTIKRRMEQCGHVCVMASEEDDDIVPVLEGYEGNYTIAFDPLDGSSNIDVNVSIGTIFSIHRRISGSGQGNVGDLLQKGSKQVAAGYIIYGSSTVMVYTTGNGVHGFTLDPSVGEFFLSHPDIKIPEESLYYSVNEAYAHHWFDSTRNYIECLKTGDATRKPYSLRYIGSLVADFHRNLIKGGVFLYTRDKKSGEKSEGKLRLLYEAAPLAMIVEQAGGRAITDDGRNILEIEPQGLHQRVPLIIGSKQDVDLAEKFLRGEA, from the coding sequence ATGTTATCAAAAAGAAAAGGTATTACCGTCAGCCGTCAGATCATGGATGATCAGCGTCTCCATCCCGAGGCCACCGGCGAGTTGACCGGCCTGCTCAATGACCTGGTCGTGGCCGGCAAGATCATCAGCGCCGAGGTCAATATGGCCGGCCTGGCGGATATTCTCGGCCAGTCCGGGCGGACCAACATCCAGGGCGAGAGTGTGCAGAAGCTCGATGTCTTTGCCAATCAGACCATCAAGCGGCGCATGGAGCAGTGCGGTCATGTCTGCGTCATGGCCTCGGAAGAGGACGACGATATCGTCCCCGTGCTCGAGGGGTACGAGGGTAACTACACCATTGCCTTTGATCCCCTGGACGGTTCGTCCAACATCGATGTCAACGTCAGTATCGGCACCATCTTTTCCATTCATCGTCGCATCAGCGGTTCAGGTCAGGGCAATGTGGGAGATCTTTTGCAGAAGGGCAGCAAGCAGGTGGCTGCGGGCTATATCATCTATGGCTCTTCCACGGTGATGGTCTACACCACCGGCAACGGGGTGCACGGTTTTACCCTCGATCCGAGCGTGGGCGAATTCTTCCTTTCCCATCCGGACATCAAGATTCCCGAGGAGTCGCTCTATTACAGCGTCAACGAGGCCTATGCCCATCACTGGTTCGATTCCACCCGCAACTACATCGAGTGTCTGAAAACAGGGGATGCTACCCGCAAGCCCTACAGCCTCCGTTATATCGGTTCGCTGGTGGCCGATTTCCACCGCAACCTGATCAAGGGCGGTGTTTTTCTCTACACCCGCGACAAGAAAAGCGGCGAGAAATCCGAGGGCAAGCTGCGCCTGCTCTATGAGGCCGCGCCCCTGGCGATGATCGTCGAGCAGGCCGGTGGCCGGGCCATCACCGATGACGGCCGCAACATCCTTGAGATCGAGCCCCAGGGGCTGCACCAGCGGGTGCCGCTGATCATCGGCTCCAAACAGGACGTTGACCTGGCGGAAAAATTTCTTCGCGGTGAGGCCTGA
- a CDS encoding CNNM domain-containing protein: MLTVFILSISCALLTSLMCSLFEATLLSLPSTQIELMTETHPKQAQALKNFKDNIEKPITAILALNTISNTIGATVAGASAVALFGQQGLAWFSVCFTLGILLFAEILPKTIGVTFSRQVAPFMVVPLHVMITVLSPIIWMTKIVTRLVPSNHKPHHISAEELKTIASLSCKSGEIEADQEKVIANILQLGDKTVRQVMTPRTVTFSASQALTIKEAAQLEGKWRMHSRVPVYDGEPDNVVGLVMSQDVLMAAAVGQDTVKLSQIMRPVHFVPETAPLDRIFVDFFERYQHLFVVVDEYGSVTGVISMEDIIEEIIGREIVDESDKARNMRELALIRKKKLHATT, from the coding sequence TTGCTCACCGTTTTTATTCTCTCCATAAGCTGCGCCTTGCTGACCTCCCTGATGTGTTCCCTGTTTGAGGCCACCCTGCTCTCCCTTCCCTCCACCCAGATCGAGCTCATGACCGAAACCCATCCCAAGCAGGCGCAGGCCTTGAAAAATTTCAAGGACAACATAGAGAAACCGATCACCGCTATCCTTGCCCTCAACACCATCTCCAACACCATCGGTGCCACCGTGGCCGGGGCCTCGGCGGTTGCCCTGTTCGGGCAGCAGGGACTGGCCTGGTTTTCGGTCTGTTTCACCCTGGGCATCCTTCTCTTCGCCGAGATCCTGCCTAAAACCATTGGCGTCACCTTTTCCCGACAGGTGGCGCCTTTTATGGTCGTCCCCTTGCATGTAATGATCACGGTGCTCTCGCCGATCATCTGGATGACGAAAATCGTGACCCGCCTGGTCCCCAGCAACCACAAGCCGCACCATATCTCCGCAGAGGAGCTCAAGACCATTGCCAGCCTGAGCTGTAAATCCGGCGAGATCGAGGCGGATCAGGAAAAGGTGATCGCCAACATCCTCCAACTCGGCGACAAGACGGTCCGCCAGGTCATGACCCCGCGAACGGTCACCTTCTCGGCCTCACAGGCACTCACGATCAAGGAAGCCGCACAGCTGGAGGGAAAATGGCGGATGCACAGCCGGGTTCCGGTCTATGATGGCGAGCCGGACAACGTGGTGGGCCTGGTCATGAGCCAGGACGTGTTGATGGCTGCGGCAGTGGGCCAGGACACGGTCAAGCTCTCGCAGATCATGCGTCCGGTTCACTTCGTTCCGGAAACCGCGCCGCTTGACCGTATTTTCGTTGATTTTTTTGAGCGTTACCAGCATCTCTTCGTGGTGGTCGACGAGTATGGCAGTGTCACCGGCGTTATCAGCATGGAGGATATTATCGAAGAAATTATCGGTCGGGAGATCGTCGACGAATCGGACAAGGCGCGCAATATGCGTGAGTTGGCCCTGATCAGAAAGAAAAAACTGCACGCCACCACCTAA